GAAATGAAGAAATTTTCCGACGAAATAAAAAGCGATGTCCATGGCAATGCAATCGCTGTTGTTAATCCCGACAAGGTTCCACGTATCATGCTTGCAGGTCATATGGACGAACTTGGTTTTCAGGTCGGATTTATTAGTGAAAAAGGTTTTATTTATTTTAACAGGTTGGGCGGTTTTGATATCGGTATCATACCCGGAAGAAAAGTCCGTATCCACACACGAAAAGGCGATATACTTGGCGTTGTAGGAAAAAAAGCGATCCACTTATTCGATAGCGAAGATCGTGAAAAAGTACCGAAACCCCATCAGTTGTATATCGATATTGGTGCTAAAGATAAAAAAGAAGCACAAAAGCTTGTGGAGATCGGCGATCCGATAACCTATGATACGAACTTTGAACAACTCAGAAAAGACCTTTACGTTTCACGCGGTTTCGATGATAAGATCGGTGCATTCATTACCGCAGAAGTAATGAAGAATGTATTCAAGCAAAAGAAGAATTTCAAGGCTTCTCTATACAGTGTTGCAACCGTTCAGGAAGAGGTCGGACTTCGTGGAGCAAAGACCTCCGCCTTCGGTATCGATCCTGATATTGGAATTGCCCTTGATGTAACTCATGCAACCGACACACCCGACGTCGATCAGAAAAAGGTTGGAGAGATCGGGCTTGGCGACGGTGCGCCTATTGTCCGCGGTCCAAACATCAATCATAAAGTTTTCGATATGCTTGTCGATAGCGCAAAAAAACTCAAGGTCAAGTACCAGATCGAAGCTGCTGCCCGACCAACCGGCACCGATGCAAATGTCATCCAGATTACTCGTGCAGGCGTGGCAACAGGTCTGATAGCAATCCCCTGCCGCTATATGCATACATACACAGAAGTGATTTCAATGGATGATGTGGAAAGTGCCATCAGCATTTTAACCGAATTCTGCATGCAGGTAGATGACTCAATAAATTTTATTGAATAGAATTTCTACAAAATTTCATAAACCTCTCTGTTCCTGCAGGGAGGTTTTTTTTCATATTCTTGACATGATGAATATGCATATTTTATGAATTTAAGATCAAAATAAAG
The sequence above is drawn from the Candidatus Cloacimonadota bacterium genome and encodes:
- a CDS encoding M42 family metallopeptidase, with protein sequence MNKQSLKFLETLMNLPSPSGYEKKVRQAWLDEMKKFSDEIKSDVHGNAIAVVNPDKVPRIMLAGHMDELGFQVGFISEKGFIYFNRLGGFDIGIIPGRKVRIHTRKGDILGVVGKKAIHLFDSEDREKVPKPHQLYIDIGAKDKKEAQKLVEIGDPITYDTNFEQLRKDLYVSRGFDDKIGAFITAEVMKNVFKQKKNFKASLYSVATVQEEVGLRGAKTSAFGIDPDIGIALDVTHATDTPDVDQKKVGEIGLGDGAPIVRGPNINHKVFDMLVDSAKKLKVKYQIEAAARPTGTDANVIQITRAGVATGLIAIPCRYMHTYTEVISMDDVESAISILTEFCMQVDDSINFIE